The DNA segment GTATTAGGAATATTATTTTTGTGAAGACTATTTTTTGGAATATCTAGAGTTGGATCTGTCAAAGAATTTCCTCCTATATCTGATATAAAAGAAACATTTAAAATATATTTATTTTTAATTTTTAACTCTTTACATATTTTCTCAAAACATTCTCTTTCTTTAAGCATAGTTCTTTGGTTATAATCAAAATGTAAAGCGATTATTTCATAACCTTCCTTTTTAGCTAAATATGCACAAAGCGTACTATCCATTCCCCCACTTATTATACATAAAGCTTTTTTCATTACAGTTCCTTTAAAAATTTTGATATAATTGAAATTATAAAATTCAAAGGATAATGATGATTTTTTGCGAAGAAAAAATCGATATTTCTTTTCTTGAAAAAATCGCTACAAATATGAGTTGTGCTGATGTGGAACTTGTTTTTGTAGATAAAACAATGATGCGTAGGATTAATCTTGAGCAAAGAAAAATAGATAAAAGTACTGATGTATTATCTTTTCCTTTGGAAAAAAATTTTCAAAATTTACTAGGCTCTATAGTAATTAATCTTGATGAAGTTAAAAGTAAAGCTTTTAAATTTAGACATTCTGAAAATGAAGAAATGGCATTGTTGTTCATTCATGGTATGCTTCATTTATTAGGTTATGATCATGAAGTAGATCAAGGAGAAATGAGAGAAAAAGAAAAAGAATGGATTGATTTTTTTAATCTTCCACAAAGTCTTATTGTCAGAACACAAAAAGGGGAATAAAAATGGTTAAAAAATTAATTGTAAATTTTGCTTTGTGCATTGGTGCTTTAGCTTATGAAGAAAATATTTTTAATGTTCAAGTGTTAAAAGCAAAGGGGTTGAATATTTCTTTATATAGTTCGCAAAAGGATAATACAAGTTATGGCTTTGTTGAAAATAACAATGGTAGTCGTAATTTCTTAGGTAATGTAAACAAAAATGAATATTCTATAGATATTTATAATAAAGGTTCTTGCTTAATAAAAAATATAAAAAATAATGATTT comes from the Campylobacter insulaenigrae NCTC 12927 genome and includes:
- the ybeY gene encoding rRNA maturation RNase YbeY — translated: MIFCEEKIDISFLEKIATNMSCADVELVFVDKTMMRRINLEQRKIDKSTDVLSFPLEKNFQNLLGSIVINLDEVKSKAFKFRHSENEEMALLFIHGMLHLLGYDHEVDQGEMREKEKEWIDFFNLPQSLIVRTQKGE